The proteins below are encoded in one region of Pseudophryne corroboree isolate aPseCor3 chromosome 8, aPseCor3.hap2, whole genome shotgun sequence:
- the VMA21 gene encoding vacuolar ATPase assembly integral membrane protein VMA21, with protein sequence MDRYDKAALDAASVPPPEFRQNDGSLISTLKTLLFFTILMIMLPIGLYFSSKIYVFEGAYGLSNRDSYFYAAIVAVIAVHVVLAMFVYVAWNDGSRQWHEGKQD encoded by the exons atggacagatacgacAAAGCGGCTCTGGATGCAGCCAGTGTCCCCCCTCCGGAGTTCAGGCA AAATGATGGTTCCTTAATTTCCACATTGAAGACTCTCCTATTCTTCACCATCTTAATGATCATGCTGCCGATTGGCCTCTACTTTTCCTCCAAGATCTATGTATTTGAGG GCGCATATGGTCTGTCCAACAGGGACAGTTATTTTTATGCTGCAATAGTGGCTGTGATTGCTGTGCATGTGGTCTTGGCCATGTTTGTATACGTGGCATGGAATGACGGTTCGCGGCAGTGGCACGAAGGAAAACAAGACTGA